Below is a window of Microbacterium saperdae DNA.
CCATCGTGAACGGCGACATCGACTACTACGTCGGCACCTACTCGATCAACGACAAGCGCAAGGAGCTCATCGACTTCGCCGGCCCCTACTTCGTCACCGGTCAGGGCCTCCTGATCGCGGCGGATGCGGAAGACGCTGACGCTCTCGAGGACTTCAACGGCAAGACCGTCTGCTCGGCGACCGGCTCCACGCCGATCCAGAACATCAAGGCGAACTTCCCCGATATCAAGACGCAGGAGTACGACCTGTACTCGGCCTGCGTGCAGGACCTGATCGACGGCAAGGTCGACGCGGTCACCACCGACCAGGCGATCCTGATCGGCTACGCCGCTCAGTACCCGGACGACGTCAAGGTCACCGGTGGTCTGTTCACCGAGGAGAACTACGGCGTCGGACTCGCCAAGGGCGATGACGTGCTGCGCACGCACATCAACGAGCTGTTCACCGACGGTGGCGACATCTGGCAGGCCATCTTCGACAAGAACCTGGGTTCCTCGGGTATCGAGGTCGAGCAGCCGGCAGTCGACGCGTACTGATCTGACACACGGGGCGGCCTTCCTCCGCGGAGGCCGCCCCACCCAGCCTGAAGAAGGGAGGGTGGCGTGGACGTCATCTTCGGCAACCTCGACCTGTGGGGAAAGGCGATCGGCAACACGCTGCTCGTCTTCTTCATCGGCGGCATCATCGCGTTGGTGCTCGGCATCATCGTCGGCGCCATGCGCGTCTCTCCGATCCCGATCGCCCGGGGCGTCGGCACGTTGTACGTCAACATCGTGCGCAACACCCCGCTGACCCTCGTCTTCTTCTTCTTCGTGTTCGGCTACCCGCAGCTCGGCCTGCCGGACCTGTCGAACACCGTGCTCGGCATCCTCGCGATCGGCATCTACACCGCCACCTACGTCGCCGAGGTGCTGCGCGCGGGTATCAACACCGTCCCGGTGGGGCAGGCCGAAGCGGCTCGTGCCATCGGACTGCCGTTCGGGCAGGTG
It encodes the following:
- a CDS encoding glutamate ABC transporter substrate-binding protein, yielding MRRTRTLAGIGIAATALLALTACNSGSPSSPGAGTGGEEGGGEESTWFEVATDVQLEGSPTFDAIKERDKVVIGVKEDQPGLGYLDVTSGDRTGFDVDIARWIAASLGYDEDKIEFKPIASANREQAIVNGDIDYYVGTYSINDKRKELIDFAGPYFVTGQGLLIAADAEDADALEDFNGKTVCSATGSTPIQNIKANFPDIKTQEYDLYSACVQDLIDGKVDAVTTDQAILIGYAAQYPDDVKVTGGLFTEENYGVGLAKGDDVLRTHINELFTDGGDIWQAIFDKNLGSSGIEVEQPAVDAY
- a CDS encoding amino acid ABC transporter permease: MDVIFGNLDLWGKAIGNTLLVFFIGGIIALVLGIIVGAMRVSPIPIARGVGTLYVNIVRNTPLTLVFFFFVFGYPQLGLPDLSNTVLGILAIGIYTATYVAEVLRAGINTVPVGQAEAARAIGLPFGQVMTLVILPQAFRSVVPPMMSVFIALLKNTTVAAGFSIAELAALRSTINDSADRPGNPMEVLLWVAVVFVILVLLMSWLQRHLENRWRIAR